In Erigeron canadensis isolate Cc75 chromosome 8, C_canadensis_v1, whole genome shotgun sequence, the DNA window ttttactacggAAGAGTATTACATATGGATGGATGGATGTGTTGGATTATATAGATTACGATAGATTTTTTTACTACGGAAGTATTAAAGAGTaaacatatattcataaaaaatcTTGTGAAAAGCTTTCATCTATTTTGTCTGCCATAAAAGTTGCTAGTATTTTCCGTATTTAAGCGAAGATTGATTTATCTGGTctatttatggtttaaaaatgGTGAGACACTTGCATTTCATCATgattttcttcttttcagattctcggcagtcaggtatgattttctaaacatttctcattttctgtCTTGCACTcatttgtggccggaggtccttatggaagcagtctctctacctttgtgtagaggtaagactgtctacagcttacctcccccatacctcGTGCAAggattgggtcctgttgttgttgttgtacttGCATTTCATCATGAGATACAGTTTCAAAGATTGTCATGTGTAAATtcatattttattgattttaattcacGCATTTTATCGATTTTTAGTATTAAAAGGGAACTTAATGGGATTTTCCTTTGACACAGTTGCCCAGTTTATAGTAGCTGGATCCGGTTTAGACAATTGATTATCGGCTGTCGAGTTAGGAACTCACCATTTGTCTGTGAGAGGGtgtgttacaacttacaagggTTAAGTGCGTTAAAATATAGTTAAATATGACTGAAAGGTTATAGTGGGAGCCAATTATCAAACTGgatattgtatatttataaaatttgacatatgtttataaaataagtgTTTATTGACATAAGTTTATAAAATTTGGCTAAATGCACATATGTTATTAAAAGTTAGATATTTATGGTATTTTCTCAAAGGTAAAATAGCTAGcaaaatactcgtataaaacataaacatagcTGAAAAAATCAGGTGGGTATGGGTGGTTTCGTACGGAAATGAAATTACAGAAtccaaaaagttatgtttagaaTAGAAAAGCAACTTAACTCCTCCTAAATTTAGccatatttataaaagtaatcCTAGTTCTATAACATTTTCTACGTAAAATACTCCAAGTCAATCATTTTTCTTTCCACAAGTTTGTCAACCTTTTTTTGTCATTCTGTTATTCAACATGAAATTCTGTTAACCATGCACCACATTCAACCCTTCTAACCTTACTCTATCTCCTATCTTGGATGGATCTCTAATCACATCAGCATTGTCATGTTGATTGAAAATGCGTATTAGTCATGGGATATTGATAACTTTTTGATGGGAAAACGCGGAATAAGAGCAAAGCTGCTACGAAGCAGCCTATATACGTTAGCTAACATCCGAACAAAACCATCATACAAGAAAGGAGAAGCCACCGCAGAGCTATCCGGATATCCACGTGTCATCCACGTCAACCAACCTACCTTACCACCAGACGACACACCGCCACCAATATTTTGTTCAAATTACGTTTCCACGACCAAATACACTTTCTTCAACTTCCTTCCCATTGCCTTATTTGAACAATTTAACCGTGTGGCTAACTTTTATTTCCTTGTAGCCGCCTGTCTAACGTTTACAGATTACGCACCATTTGAATGGCCTAGCCAAGTTGTTCCTTTAGCATTGGTGGTTGGTTTTAGTCTTGCAAAGGAATTGTATGAAGACCTTCAAAGATACTGGCAAGATAAGGCGGCTAATTGTCGTAAGGCCATGGTTCATGTTGGAAATGGTGTTTTCGAGTCCAAACAATGGAGGGAGGTCTGTGTTGGTGATATTTGTAAGGTtgaaaaagatgaattttttcCTGCTGATTTGTTGTTATTGCAATCTAGTTATGAAGATGGTATGTCTTATGTTGAGACGATGAATTTAGATGGAGAGACTAATTTGAAGGTGAAAAGGGCATTGCAAAATTTATCATTTCCTGTTGTTGATGGTGATACAGCAACACATTTTAGAGATTTTAGAGCCATGATTCGTTGTGAAAATCCTAACTcaaatctttatacatttatGGGTAATTTGGAACATGATGATCGGATTTATCCTTTAGATCCTGCTCAACTTCTTCTTAGAGATTCAAAGCTTAGAAACACGGAATATGTTTATGGTGTTGTGGTTTTCACAGGAAATGATACCAAAGTCATGCAGAACACAACACAATCGCCATCAAAAAGAAGCAAGATCGAATTACAAATGGATAAAATCATTTACTTGTTATTCGGCTTGTTGATTTTCATATCGATAGTTAGTGCTTCAGGGTTTGGTTTGTTTGTTAGAAACACGGTGCCATTTTGGTGGTACTTGATGCCGGATGTAGCAGGGGAGGACTTTGATATAAACAATTTCTTTATTTCGGGTTTAAGGCATCTTGTGACTGCACTTATGTTATATGGTTATCTTGTCCCCATTTCCCTTTATGTTTCAATTGAAGCAGTGAAGATTCTTCAAGCAAGATTCATTAATAATGACTTGCATTTGTATGATGAAGTTAGTGGTGTCCCAGCGAATGCTAGAACATCTAATTTGAACGAGCAATTGGGACAGGTTGATACGATTCTTTCTGATAAAACGGGCACATTAACATGTAATCAAATGGATTTCCTTAAGTGTTCGATTGCAGGGTGTCCTTATGGGAAGCGGCTCAGTGAAGTTGAACTTGCAGCTGCTAAGCAACTTGCTGCTGAGCTAGAATCAAATGATTCAGAATCTTCAGATGGGAATTTTAGTGATACTTCCTCTTTAGAGGCAATTACTATCACCGATGATGGTAATACTGATAAGAAAGAAACGATCAAAGGGTTTAGCTTTCAAGATGATCGTTTACAGAACGGGAATTGGCTAAAAGAACCAAATGCAGaagttatattgttattttttcgTATTCTTGCTGTTTGTCACTCAGCAATACCCGAAGTGAATGAAAAAACTGGGGAGTTAACATATGAAGCAGAGTCACCAGATGAAGGTGCTTTCCTTGTTGCAGCTCGAGAATTTGGGTTTCAGTTTATTAAAAGAACTCAAAATAGCGTTGTGGTACGAGAAAAGCTTTCCAAAGACCAAGAACCTGTTGAGAAAGAATACAATATCCTAACCTTGCTGGATTTCACTAGCAAAAGAAAACGAATGTCCGTGATCATGCGTGATGAAACAGGTCAAATATTCATGCTCTGCAAAGGTGCTGATACCATCATTTTTGACCGCTTAGCAAGTAATGGGAAAATGTTTCTTGAAGCCACAACTAAGAACTTGAACGATTATGGGGAGGCTGGGTTGCGTACGTTAGCGCTTGCTTATAAAAAACTTGAAGAAACCGAGTACACAACGTGGTATGAGAAGTTCCACAACGCTCAAATTTCCAGTGGTCCAAATAGGGAGGAACTTTTAGAAGAACTGTCTGATACAATGGAAAGAGGACTAACACTTGTTGGTGCAACTGCTGTAGAAGATAAATTGCAAAACGGAGTTCCTGAATGTATAGATAGACTGGCTCTAGCAGGtctcaaaatttgggttttgacTGGTGACAAAATGGAAACGGCGATTAACATAGGGTTTTCATGTAGTTTGCTTCGACAAGGAATGACACAGATATGTATTGTTGTCAGTGCAGAAATGTTAGCGCAAGATGCCAAAAATGTTGTAAAAGAGAACATATTATCTCAAATTACAAAAGCCACAGAAACAGTCAAGGGCAAGAAAGATTCTCGTGCAGCATTCGCCTTGATCATAGATGGTAAAACATTGACATATGCCTTAGAAGACGACATGAAGTTCAAGTTTTTAAACCTAGCTGTAAACTGTGCTTCTGTTATATGTTGTCGGGTGTCACCAAAGCAGAAAGCTTTGGTGGTCAGATTAGTAAAAGAAGGCACCGGAAAAACAACTTTAGGAATCGGTGATGGTGCAAATGATGTGGGTATGATCAAAGAAGCGGATATTGGAATTGGTATTAGTGGTGTTGAAGGTATGCAGGCCGTGATGGCTAGTGATTTCTCAATCGCACAGTTTAGATTCTTGGAGAGACTCTTGATTGTACATGGACATTGGTGTTACAAAAGAATCTCAAAGATGATATGCTACTTCTTCTACAAGAACATAACTTTAGCCCTCACATTGTTCTATTTTGAAGCTGAAACGGGCTTTTCTGGACAAATGCACTATGACGATTGGTACATGTTGCTCTATAATGTGTTTCTAACCTCATGTCCAGTTCTTGCACTAGGAGTATTGGAGAAAGACATATGTGCAGAGTTTTGCTTGCAGTTTCCTGCATTGTATCAGCAAGGCCCAAAAAATCTGTTCTTTGATTGGTACAGAATAATAGGGTGGTTAGCAAATGGTGTGTATGCCTCTTTTGTGATCTACCTCGTTAATCTCAAAATATTTAGTCCTGAATCTTTTCGTCAAGAAGGACAAACGGCTGATATGCATGTCATAGGTACAGCTATGTTCACAAGCATCATATGGGTAGTCAATGTTCAGGTATTTCTAATATCACATTACTTGACACGGATCCAACTACACACGATTTGGGGAAGCATTGTGGTATGGTACTTAATAGTCTATGTATATGGAATGTTGCCAGTGAAATGGTCGTCTGGTAACATATATCACCAACTCCCAGAAGTCCTTGGACCAGCACACAAGTTCTATCTATCAACGGTCTTTGTCACATTATTATGTAATATGCCCTACCTCATTCACATATCATATCAAAGATGTTACAATCCAGAGGATCATCATGTTCTTCAGGAGATGAAGAACTTGAGAAAAGATGTGACAGATAGGAAGATGTGGAAACGAGAACAATGTAAAGCCAAGCAAGAAACAGAGATAGGTGTGTCAGCAAGAGTGGATGCAAAATTGAGAAACATGAAAGGAAGAGTGACAAGAAAGTATTCATCACTTGCTTTTAGTTCTTCGTAATCAAGTCGCGTGCATCTTCCCTTAGTTAAGGTTTACTGTAAGACGTACACTCTGTTTGCTGACGCCAAGTTGTAGCTTTGTATAGTAACTAGACTAGATTTTGGTCCAATTAGAATTAAATTATTCGAATTATGTGATTTTGAGTAGTTTCTTCATTTGCTTTCTTGTTGCATCAAAATATAAACATCAGTCGAGATCTACAATATCATAATGCTAAAATAGATAGGATAGAAACATAAGGCAATTTCGATAATTTTAAATAGTAATGAGAAAGCAATAATGCAGGCTATTAAAATTGTGGATAATAAATTACTCGTAATAATCATAACCTCATGAAAGTTAGGACATTTATACAACTATAAGTTGGATCAGAATCTTTGTTTCTAGTAAGATTGTTTTATCATCAAGacattaattataaataataaaacactAAAACCTCAAACACGATGGATAGATGGTAATCGGAATGATAAATAACTTTGATTTCATAATGCAAGAAGCTCAGTTTTTCTGTAGTACCCAACTTTTTGCCTAAGATTATGTAAAACTAAATTTTGAGCAAGAAAATTTTGCAAAACTAGCATACTCGGTACTAGCAATGCCTACCTCATCCAAGTCCTCTTGCACTACCAATGCCAGTTCATCATACGTGGCAAAACAACTGGTGGATTAGCTAAACCTGACACTACATTTACTGCTAACCGCAAGCCATAGCCACATGTCTCCCTTTAATCCGACAGGACCGACACTACCAATTCCCGTTCATCCTACGTGGCACGTGTCACACTGTGCTAGTGCCAGTTTTGGTGATTTGAACAGATCTGATACTGCTAATGCTGGTTttgcaaaaaaatatatatatatttgatcaaaatttgtTTTACAAAATCATACGCAATTATGCCTCATTTGCCACAAAATTCGTTATATTCAAGTAGAAGATTGTGGAGAAAATAACTACTGTAAACTGTGTATAtatgccaaaaaaaaagaaactctGTAGAATCAACTTATTTGTTGCAGTGATCTTTGCAACTCACAGCTAACATATATCACACTTGCAGGCTTGCAGTAGTGACCAAAGACCATCACACTTAGCAATGGTTAGCAAGTCCCATTTGGCCATTTGCACTGTAAACTATGAAATGCTTTTAACTTTACTTGACTAAATAGTATGTTTAAACATTAAGTATTTATCCAACACCTTTTTCCAATCGAATTTATGTCTTTCCGACACATAAACAGAAACCACACATAAACAGAAACTAAAAGAGAAGTTTCTCGATTAAGTATCTTGAAGATCAAAtatgaaaaatcaaatatcaaaatGATTTAAAAGGAATATCACAATTATGTACGGATATGAAACATAATCTATAAACAGAGGAAAATGGCAAGTGCCAATCAACAACAATTTCATAAAACAAGATTACGCCATTTGACTGATAATCATCTTTAGGCTGGCCTAGTTATTGATTGTACATTACATCTGATGCTAcaggttttattttatttgttgggGTTCAACTAACCATATATAAACCTCCCTTTTCAACACATTTTTTAGTTACAATCGGCAAGAATGGCACTAAAGATTTCTACAAGAATTAAGCCAAAAACCTTCTACTGTCTCTTCAACTTGAGAATTGAAAACGAAGGTCGGAAATGTTGTTGTAATATCCCTGCATTTTACAAATTTTACGCAACTACTTTAATCAAATAAGGTTTattaataaatcaaattaaaagggTTTGTgcattcatgtgttaatgtctatatatatcatttcttGATATGACATGTACCTTAGATAAGGAAGTGTCATTATCTTCAACAGGGAAGGGTTCTTGAATACAAAAGCATGCCATTCTGATTTGTCTATCTTTCCATCCCGGTCTCCATCCGCCTCTGAAAATGTCTGCTAAAAGAAAACTAAACTGTAAACATTATGTAAAACAAGACGTAAATCCTTATAAATAGTAACTTCATCTGCATATTATGATTTACTAGCTCATATTTTAATCGGTCCCAAGACCACACCCTGGATACTAGTTTTTTTTGCCTTAAAAATCTCACTACCAGCACGCGGAGAAAAACTCACATTGTCTAATATCATCTCAATGGTCTCATCAGC includes these proteins:
- the LOC122609757 gene encoding probable phospholipid-transporting ATPase 7, which codes for MGKRGIRAKLLRSSLYTLANIRTKPSYKKGEATAELSGYPRVIHVNQPTLPPDDTPPPIFCSNYVSTTKYTFFNFLPIALFEQFNRVANFYFLVAACLTFTDYAPFEWPSQVVPLALVVGFSLAKELYEDLQRYWQDKAANCRKAMVHVGNGVFESKQWREVCVGDICKVEKDEFFPADLLLLQSSYEDGMSYVETMNLDGETNLKVKRALQNLSFPVVDGDTATHFRDFRAMIRCENPNSNLYTFMGNLEHDDRIYPLDPAQLLLRDSKLRNTEYVYGVVVFTGNDTKVMQNTTQSPSKRSKIELQMDKIIYLLFGLLIFISIVSASGFGLFVRNTVPFWWYLMPDVAGEDFDINNFFISGLRHLVTALMLYGYLVPISLYVSIEAVKILQARFINNDLHLYDEVSGVPANARTSNLNEQLGQVDTILSDKTGTLTCNQMDFLKCSIAGCPYGKRLSEVELAAAKQLAAELESNDSESSDGNFSDTSSLEAITITDDGNTDKKETIKGFSFQDDRLQNGNWLKEPNAEVILLFFRILAVCHSAIPEVNEKTGELTYEAESPDEGAFLVAAREFGFQFIKRTQNSVVVREKLSKDQEPVEKEYNILTLLDFTSKRKRMSVIMRDETGQIFMLCKGADTIIFDRLASNGKMFLEATTKNLNDYGEAGLRTLALAYKKLEETEYTTWYEKFHNAQISSGPNREELLEELSDTMERGLTLVGATAVEDKLQNGVPECIDRLALAGLKIWVLTGDKMETAINIGFSCSLLRQGMTQICIVVSAEMLAQDAKNVVKENILSQITKATETVKGKKDSRAAFALIIDGKTLTYALEDDMKFKFLNLAVNCASVICCRVSPKQKALVVRLVKEGTGKTTLGIGDGANDVGMIKEADIGIGISGVEGMQAVMASDFSIAQFRFLERLLIVHGHWCYKRISKMICYFFYKNITLALTLFYFEAETGFSGQMHYDDWYMLLYNVFLTSCPVLALGVLEKDICAEFCLQFPALYQQGPKNLFFDWYRIIGWLANGVYASFVIYLVNLKIFSPESFRQEGQTADMHVIGTAMFTSIIWVVNVQVFLISHYLTRIQLHTIWGSIVVWYLIVYVYGMLPVKWSSGNIYHQLPEVLGPAHKFYLSTVFVTLLCNMPYLIHISYQRCYNPEDHHVLQEMKNLRKDVTDRKMWKREQCKAKQETEIGVSARVDAKLRNMKGRVTRKYSSLAFSSS